The sequence CGGCGGCTCCGACGACTGGCACGCGGCCGTGATCGGGCTCCAGGACGACCACGCGCCGACCCTGGAGGACATGCGGGCCGAGTACGACGCCGAGACCGAGCGGGCCAGGAGGTTCGTGCGCGAGCACGGTCTGGTGACGTTCGCCGACGGCGAGGAGTGCCGGGTGGTGCCGTCGCCGGAGTTCCAGCGGCCCATCCTCGCCGTCGCCTCCTACCTGCAGCCCCCGCCCCTGTCCGCCTCGCGGATCGGGCACTTCTTCGTGCCGTTCACCCCCGACTCCTTCACCGGGGAGCAGGTGCGCCAGCGGCTGCGCACCAACGCCAGGGCCCAGATGCCCTCCATCGCCGTCCACGAGGCCTACCCCGGCCACCACTGGCACCTGTCCTGGATGGCGGGCAACCCGAGCCGGACCCGCAAGCTGTTCCGCACGCCGTACTTCTCCGAGGGCTGGGCCCTGTACGTCGAGAAGGTCATGCGCGAGCAGGGCTACTTCACCACCCCCGCCCAGGAGCTCGCCCACCTGGACTTCCGCCTCTTCCGGGCGGCCCGCATCATCGTGGACGTCTCGCTGCACTGCGGTGACATGAGCGTCGAGGAGGCGGAGGAGTTCATGACCACCAAGTCCTCGCTCACCCCCGGCACGGCCAAGGGCGAGGTCAACCGCTACTGCGCCTGGCCCACCCAGGCCCCCTCCTACCTGACCGGCGCCCTGGAGATCGACCGCATCCGCGACGACTACCTGGCCGCGGGCCGCGGTGACCTGCGCACCTTCCACGACACCCTGGCGGGATCCGGCGGCCTCCCCCTGGGGCTGGCCCGCCGGGTGGCTCTGGAAGGCTAGCGGCATGTCCGACAACGAGGCGAGGGTGCTGGACGCCCTGGACGAGGCGGAGACGGTCCGGCTCCTGGCCGAGCTCGTGCGGGTGCCGAGCGTGACCGGCACCGACGCCGAGTCCGACCTGCAGCACCGCTGCGGGAGCCTGCTCGCCGAGGCGGGGCTCGACGTCGACGCCTGGAAGCTCGACCTCGACACGCTCCGGGCCGCTCCGGGGTTCCCCGGCACGGAGGCGCCGCGCGTCGAGGGCTACGGGGTGGTCGGCGTCACCGAGGGCGAGGGCGATCCCGCGCTCGTCCTGCAGGGGCACGTGGACGTGGTGCCGACCGGCGATCTGGCCAGGTGGCAGGGGGGCGACCCCTTCGGCGCCCGGATCAGCGGGAACGTCCTGCACGGCAGGGGCGCCTGCGACATGAAGGCGGGGTTGGCGGCGAACCTCGCCGTCGTCGCCGCCCTCCGCAGGTCCGGGGTACGGCTGGTCCGGCCGCTGGCCGTGCACTGCGTGGTGGGGGAGGAGGACGGCGGCCTGGGCGCCTTCGCGACCCTGGCCCGGGGCCACCGGGGTGAGGCCGCGGTGATCACCGAGCCGACCGGCGGGGCGATCATCGCCGCGGCGGCGGGCGCGCTGACGTTCCGGATCGAGGTCGCCGGGCGGGCGGCCCACGGCGCCACCCGCTACGAGGGCGTCAACGCCCTGGAGGTCTTCTGGCCGGTCTTCGAGGCGATCAGGCGGCTGGAGGCCGACCGCAACCGCGACCCGGACCCGGTCTTCGACGGCAACCCGCTGCCCTATCCGATCGAGGTCGGGACGGTCCGCGCGGGTGACTGGTCCAGCAGCGTGCCGGACCTGCTCGTCGCCGAGGGCCGTCTCGGCGTCCGCCTGGACGAGGATCCCGCCGAGGCCCGCCTCGCCCTGGAGGGCGCGATCGCCGAGATCGGCCACCCGTGGCTGCGCGAGCACCCCCCGGCCGTCACCTGGCCCGGCGGCCAGTTCGCGAGCGGGCGGCTGCCCGCCGGCCACGAGCTGCTGGACCAGGTCGCCGCGGCGGTGGCCGACGTGACCGGGGCCCGCCCCGCCGAGTCGGCCGCGCCGTACGGCAGTGATCTGCGCCTGTACGTCGCGGGCGGCATCCCAGCCCTGCACTACGGGCCGGGTGACGTGCGCCTGGCCCACGCCCCGCGCGAGCAGGTCGACCTGCGCGAGCTCCGGGACGTCACCCGGGCGCTCGCCCTGCTGGTCCTGCGCCGCTGCGGGGTCCGGGACTGAGGGGTTCGCGGGCCGGGTGGCGAGGCGGAGATTCAGCCGTCAGCCGTCAGCCGTCAGCCGACGGTCGCACCGGTCTCCACGGGCAGTCCCGCCTCGGTCCAGTCCTGGATGCCCTCACGGTATTTGCGGACGTCGGTGTAGCCGAGGGCGATCAGCCGCCGGGCCACCGCCTCGCTGTTGCCGCAGGCGGGGTTGGAGCAGTAGGTGACGATGGCGGCGTCCCGGTCGGGGAGCAGCTCGGCGGCGCGGGTGGCCACCTCGCTCTCCACCAGGGCGATTGCGCCGGGCAGGTGCTGCTGGGCGTAGTAGTCGCCGCCGAGGGCGTCCACGACGACGACGGTGCCCGCCTCGATCGCGGTGCTGAGCTCGTCGCGGGTAATCAGCGTTGTCATCTCCGGCCTCCCAGGCCCTAAATGGACTATAGTCCGTTTCTGTGAACGATTCGAAAACTAGCGGACTGCGGTCCGCTTCGTCAAGCGAGCCGTTGCGGATGCTGCTGGGCGAGCCTCCCCGGGAGCGGGCCGACGCCGCGCGCAACCGGCTGAAGGTGCTGGCGGCGGCGGAGCGGCTGTTTCGGGAGAAAGGGGTGGACGGCGTCTCGATGGACGCGGTCGCGGCCGAGGCGGGGGTGGGCAAGGGCACGCTTTTCCGGAGGTTCGGCGACAAGTCCGGGCTGGCCGCCGCGCTCCTCGACGAGCGGGAGCGTGAGCTCCAGGAGGCGATCCTGTCCGGTCCCGCGCCCCTGGGTCCCGGCGCTCCGGCCGCCGGCCGGCTGGCCGCGTTCGTGGACGGCTACCTCGACTACCTGCTCGGCCACCTCGACCTGGTCCGGGTGTCGGAGACCGCCAGTCCCGGCGCCCGCTACCGGATCGGCGCCTACCGGTTCTGGCACCGCCACGTGGAGATCCTGCTTGCCGAGGCCCGCCCCGGCTGTGACGCCGGCCCGCTCGCCCATGCTCTGCTCGCCCCGCTGGCCGCCGAGCACATGGCGACCCTGGTCGGCGCGTACGGTCAGGCACGGGCGAGGCGGGCGGTGCGGACGCTCGCTCTGGGGTGAGTTCGCCCGGGACTGGGGTGAGTTCGCCCGGGATGGGGTCCAGGTCCGCCTGGGATGAGCCTGGCGGAGGGCGGGCCTTGAGGTGGGCTTCGCGGGGGCGGGCCGGGAAAAGGGTTCGGGGAGGGTTCGGGGAGGGTTCGGGGAAGGGCTCGAAAGGAGTCCGGGAAGAGGCTCGGGGAGCGTCCAGGGAAGGGGCTCGGGAGAGGTTCGGGGAAGGGTCCGTAGGTCGAGTCCGAAAAGCTACCTGTAGGTAACCGAAGTCACATGGGTCCGCCTCACAATCGATGATGCGTTACTTGTGCGATGAAAGGTCACCTCTGTGCGGATTGCGCCATTTGCCCGACTGTCCCGTCCGCTGCGCCGGCTCGCACGGGTCCTCGCCGCCGTTCTCGTGCTGGCGATCGTCCTCGCCGGGACCGTGACCTGGACGGTCCGCCGGTCCTTCCCGCAGCTCGGGGGCGAGATCTCCCTCCCGGGCCTGGGAGCCGCCGTGACCGTCTACCGTGACGCCCGGGGCATCCCGCAGATCTACGCCGACACTCCTGCCGACCTGCTCAGGGCGCAGGGCTACGTGCACGCCCAGGACCGCTTCTGGGAGATGGACTTCCGCCGCAAGACCACCGCCGGCCGCCTGTCGGAGATCTTCGGCTCCTCGACCACGGACGTCGACAAGGTCGTCCGCACGCTCGGCTGGCGGCGCACCGCCGAGGCCGAGCTCGCCGTGATCAGACCCGAGACCCGGCAGGCCCTGGACGACTACGCCGCCGGGGTCAACGCGTGGATGGCCCAGCACGACGGCTTCGCCGAGAGAAGCCTCGAATACGGCGTGCTCAAGCTGACCAACGGCGGCTACGAGCCCGAGCCGTGGAGCCCGGCCGACTCCCTCGCCTGGCTCAAGGCAATGGCCTGGGACCTGCGCTCCAACATGGGCGACGAGCTCGACCGGGCACTCGTCGCGGCCCAGGTCCCGGCGGAACGCGCCGGCCGGCTCTTCCCCGAGTACCCCTTCGACCGCCACCAGCCGATCATGACCACGCCGGCCGCGACGGAGGACAGGCCCGCGGCCGGCCAGGCCACCGGCGCGGCGGACGCGCTCGCCCGGGTGGCCGATCTCGTCGACGCGGCGCCGTCCCCGTTCGGCACCAGGGGCGGCGACTCCGCCGGGATCGGCTCCAACTCCTGGGTGGTGGGCGGCGCCCACACCGCCACCGGCAAGCCGCTGCTCGCCAACGACCCGCACCTCGGCCCCCGGATGCCGTCGATCTGGTACCAGGCCGGCCTGCACTGCCGTACGCCGAGCGCGGCCTGCCCCTACGACGTGACCGGTTACACCTTCGCCGGCCTGCCCGGCGTGGTGATCGGCCACAACGCCAGGATCTCCTGGGGCTTCACCAACCTCGGCCCCGACGTCACCGACCTGTACCTGGAGCGGACCAGGGGTGACACGGTGGAGGTCGCCGGCGAGTGGAAGCCGATGGAGGTCCGCACTGAGCAGATCAAGGTCGCGGGCGGCCCGGCCGTCGAGCTGAAGGTCCGTACCACCGCGCACGGTCCGATCATCTCCGACGTGCTCGGCGACGCCCGCCGGGCCGTGCCCGGAGCCGTGGCGAACCTCGGCCGGACGGCCGGCGGGGCGGCGGACGGGATGGAGGTCGCGCTCCGCTGGACCGCGCTCGACCCCGGCCGTACGGCCGACGCCATCCTGCTGCTCAACCGGGCCGGGAACTTCGAGCAGTTCCGCGAGGCCGCGTCCTTCTTCGAGGCCCCCGCGCAGAACCTGATCTACGCCGACGTGGACGGCAACATCGGCTAC comes from Streptosporangium roseum DSM 43021 and encodes:
- a CDS encoding ArgE/DapE family deacylase translates to MSDNEARVLDALDEAETVRLLAELVRVPSVTGTDAESDLQHRCGSLLAEAGLDVDAWKLDLDTLRAAPGFPGTEAPRVEGYGVVGVTEGEGDPALVLQGHVDVVPTGDLARWQGGDPFGARISGNVLHGRGACDMKAGLAANLAVVAALRRSGVRLVRPLAVHCVVGEEDGGLGAFATLARGHRGEAAVITEPTGGAIIAAAAGALTFRIEVAGRAAHGATRYEGVNALEVFWPVFEAIRRLEADRNRDPDPVFDGNPLPYPIEVGTVRAGDWSSSVPDLLVAEGRLGVRLDEDPAEARLALEGAIAEIGHPWLREHPPAVTWPGGQFASGRLPAGHELLDQVAAAVADVTGARPAESAAPYGSDLRLYVAGGIPALHYGPGDVRLAHAPREQVDLRELRDVTRALALLVLRRCGVRD
- a CDS encoding TetR/AcrR family transcriptional regulator, encoding MNDSKTSGLRSASSSEPLRMLLGEPPRERADAARNRLKVLAAAERLFREKGVDGVSMDAVAAEAGVGKGTLFRRFGDKSGLAAALLDERERELQEAILSGPAPLGPGAPAAGRLAAFVDGYLDYLLGHLDLVRVSETASPGARYRIGAYRFWHRHVEILLAEARPGCDAGPLAHALLAPLAAEHMATLVGAYGQARARRAVRTLALG
- a CDS encoding rhodanese-like domain-containing protein; this translates as MTTLITRDELSTAIEAGTVVVVDALGGDYYAQQHLPGAIALVESEVATRAAELLPDRDAAIVTYCSNPACGNSEAVARRLIALGYTDVRKYREGIQDWTEAGLPVETGATVG
- a CDS encoding DUF885 domain-containing protein, which produces MTDLSPDLVGDYLDWYLGAHPVHAALAGAEGYDRTLGDFTEAGIRARERESRRWLERFQEVGEAGGPGGFEDMIDRELIMSTLRGGLAYEAWPAWRRDPSVYLGPIFGSMFSPFLHRLSPEGELVEAAVARLAEVPDVIAACRTNLDPALAAPLLVERGLGQARTARRFLTETVPGLVADEALRARLAAAAEPAAAAFDGLVEFLEGFQATGTWRMGEELYSTLLREREMLGYGADELLKRGQEAYDDLDARMREVARRLPGGSDDWHAAVIGLQDDHAPTLEDMRAEYDAETERARRFVREHGLVTFADGEECRVVPSPEFQRPILAVASYLQPPPLSASRIGHFFVPFTPDSFTGEQVRQRLRTNARAQMPSIAVHEAYPGHHWHLSWMAGNPSRTRKLFRTPYFSEGWALYVEKVMREQGYFTTPAQELAHLDFRLFRAARIIVDVSLHCGDMSVEEAEEFMTTKSSLTPGTAKGEVNRYCAWPTQAPSYLTGALEIDRIRDDYLAAGRGDLRTFHDTLAGSGGLPLGLARRVALEG
- a CDS encoding penicillin acylase family protein, whose product is MRIAPFARLSRPLRRLARVLAAVLVLAIVLAGTVTWTVRRSFPQLGGEISLPGLGAAVTVYRDARGIPQIYADTPADLLRAQGYVHAQDRFWEMDFRRKTTAGRLSEIFGSSTTDVDKVVRTLGWRRTAEAELAVIRPETRQALDDYAAGVNAWMAQHDGFAERSLEYGVLKLTNGGYEPEPWSPADSLAWLKAMAWDLRSNMGDELDRALVAAQVPAERAGRLFPEYPFDRHQPIMTTPAATEDRPAAGQATGAADALARVADLVDAAPSPFGTRGGDSAGIGSNSWVVGGAHTATGKPLLANDPHLGPRMPSIWYQAGLHCRTPSAACPYDVTGYTFAGLPGVVIGHNARISWGFTNLGPDVTDLYLERTRGDTVEVAGEWKPMEVRTEQIKVAGGPAVELKVRTTAHGPIISDVLGDARRAVPGAVANLGRTAGGAADGMEVALRWTALDPGRTADAILLLNRAGNFEQFREAASFFEAPAQNLIYADVDGNIGYQAPGKIPVRAGGDGRWPAPGWTGKHEWTGFIPFEKLPHVYNPPEGYIVTANNAVTRPGEDLFLTTDWSYGYRSQRIVDRLKQEIGKGKVTAETMGRIQMDDHNGLAPVLLPHLLRVGVPNGTLQGWDAGQDRDSAGAAYFNAVWRHLLGRAFEDELTGGARPGGGDRWYEVVRPLLERPADPFWDDVRTKDRVEGRDDMLKAAMAEADAELRELLGDDPGEWKWGDLHTLELTHETFGTSGIGPIEWLFNRGPLRTAGGKDTVNATGWDATEGYGVNWVPSMRMVVDLADLDRSWWINLTGASGHAFHANYDDQAELWADGGLTPMRFTEQAVRRDAADTLTLRP